A stretch of Chloroflexota bacterium DNA encodes these proteins:
- a CDS encoding TraR/DksA C4-type zinc finger protein, whose protein sequence is MPEYVPEILEQVRQAYSQTAGASNALVAEPPRPSADSLDACLARAAEGHSRLCPRQVLAVRMGRYAGELLGLELPRQDRRLFTFVETDGCAADGISAATGCRAGRRTLRIEDYGKVAATFVDVETGRAVRIWPHPAARQRAREWHGGAEDSWHTMLESYKVMPAELLLRSAEVTLSVSLEAIISRPGLHVPCGQCGEEIMNEREVHQGGRVLCRSCAGEGYWAARPR, encoded by the coding sequence ATGCCCGAGTACGTGCCCGAGATCCTCGAACAGGTCCGGCAGGCCTATTCCCAGACCGCCGGGGCGTCCAACGCGCTGGTGGCCGAGCCGCCGCGCCCGAGCGCAGACTCGCTGGACGCCTGCCTCGCGCGCGCGGCGGAAGGCCACTCCCGCCTGTGCCCCCGACAGGTGCTGGCCGTCCGGATGGGCCGGTACGCGGGCGAGCTGTTGGGGCTGGAGCTGCCGCGCCAGGACCGGCGGCTGTTCACGTTTGTCGAGACGGACGGCTGCGCGGCCGACGGGATCTCAGCGGCGACGGGCTGCCGGGCGGGACGCCGGACGCTCCGGATCGAGGACTACGGGAAAGTCGCCGCGACGTTCGTGGACGTCGAGACCGGCCGAGCCGTGCGGATCTGGCCGCACCCGGCCGCGCGGCAGCGTGCGCGTGAGTGGCACGGCGGCGCCGAGGACTCCTGGCACACGATGCTCGAAAGCTACAAAGTGATGCCGGCCGAGCTGCTGCTGCGCTCGGCCGAGGTGACCCTCTCGGTGAGCCTGGAGGCGATCATCAGCCGGCCGGGGCTGCATGTGCCGTGTGGGCAATGCGGCGAGGAGATCATGAACGAGCGGGAAGTCCACCAGGGCGGCCGGGTGCTCTGTCGCAGCTGCGCCGGCGAAGGCTACTGGGCGGCCCGGCCCCGCTAG